The following are encoded in a window of Impatiens glandulifera chromosome 5, dImpGla2.1, whole genome shotgun sequence genomic DNA:
- the LOC124937979 gene encoding phosphatidate phosphatase PAH2-like has translation MHAVVRLGSYISRGVYTVSAPFHPFGGVVDIIVVQQEDGSFKSSPWYVRFGKFQGVLKAKEKLVKINVNGVDSDFYMHLDHKGEAHFTREVDPDDVDSLSFSGEDIDGLSSDRRPMKSKSCHFDARTLPDSITQIDVSNGNISRGSRSSRFLGFVLGRKSVECDRPPLPIEDDNSRVLRAQSWDQSEIAADLLEVRWSTNLASSPKQHKKNTSRCSASDRSVWVKDKYIEINDKQPDMVHSFNGLASHGEKMSNTSPPCAFQKMETSDKGENDAAGVFKEEDGCYRHQIDLCDEIPQNLNLESSNQQITVTPLISSSIEEVNVNANTLQVATKLLSEVVPPHETSLLISQLPEKISRTEEIVPSSTVNSIVNEICTQVVTIDPLDGSVKEIESHSISAISDLNHSTHGLKYDGEDRDGRDERKDLCSDRLSQQICVSESEYSEEDQLFFGEVDDIANNEVKHTESVSTFCSDDEKNHLVISREYEGPTKELYVPPVSSSSIDIPGSGTGDEFKRTAESLPNIQFHGNDMDVNNQHKNSLGLSLDLNTGSPIGQEMKEGGLDTVEADNIKELHIDSMSDEDKSVHVSPAAGDPSKHADFESENTGGWFFPFRKSSVKAAQSEQNPPIVCNDTESLQSSVNVDEDKVIPPSLEEKMKKKLRELTPTSEQLASLNLKEGPNTVTFTFSTSMLGPQQLEARMFLWKWDTRIVISDVDGTITKSDVLGQFMPMVGIDWSQTGVAHLFSAIKENGYQLLFLSARAISQAHLTRQFLFNLKQDGKALPDGPIIISPDGLFPSLFREVIRRAPHEFKIACLEDIKALFPPEHSPFYAGFGNRDTDEISYLKVGIPKGKIFIINPKGEVVVNRQIDTRSYPSLHELVHGMFPPVVSTSEQEDFNSWNFWKLSPPVID, from the exons ATGCATGCCGTGGTGAGGCTCGGCAGCTACATATCCCGTGGAGTTTATACAGTTTCCGCTCCTTTTCATCCATTTGGTGGCGTTGTAGATATCATCGTGGTGCAACAGGAAGATGGGAGTTTCAAGTCATCGCCTTGGTACGTACGGTTTGGGAAATTTCAAGGAGTTCTTAAGGCGAAAGAGAAGCTTgtcaaaataaatgtaaatggCGTTGATTCAGATTTTTATATGCATTTGGATCATAAAGGGGAAGCCCATTTCACTAGGGAAGTTGATCCGGACGATGTAGATTCTTTATCATTTTCTGGTGAGGATATTGATGGTCTATCTTCAGATAGGAGGCCTATGAAGTCAAAAAGTTGTCATTTTGATGCAAGAACTCTTCCAGATTCAATTACACAGATTGATGTCAGCAATGGTAATATTTCTCGTGGCTCTCGTAGCTCTCGATTTCTGGGTTTTGTTTTGGGAAGAAAGTCTGTGGAATGTGATAGACCACCTCTACCCATTGAGGATGATAACTCTAGGGTTTTAAGGGCACAGTCATGGGATCAATCCGAGATTGCAGCTGACCTCTTAGAGGTGAGATGGTCCACCAACCTTGCATCATCTCCTAAGCAACACAAAAAAAACACTTCTAGATGTTCTGCTTCTGATAGGTCTGTTTGGGTGAAAGATAAGtatattgaaattaatgatAAACAACCTGATATGGTTCATAGTTTCAATGGCCTTGCATCCCATGGTGAAAAAATGAGCAACACTTCTCCTCCTTGTGCCTTTCAGAAGATGGAAACTTCTGATAAGGGGGAAAATGATGCTGCTGGTGTCTTCAAAGAGGAGGATGGATGCTATAGACATCAAATCGATCTTTGTGATGAAATTCCTCAAAACTTAAATTTAGAATCGAGCAATCAACAAATAACTGTAACTCCATTAATCTCAAGTAGTATTGAAGAAGTGAATGTCAACGCTAACACACTTCAAGTGGCAACAAAACTGTTATCTGAAGTTGTTCCTCCACATGAAACTAGCTTACTTATCAGCCAACTTCCAG AAAAGATCTCTAGAACTGAGGAAATCGTTCCTAGCTCAACCGTAAATAGCATTGTAAATGAAATCTGTACTCAGGTGGTTACTATTGACCCATTAGATGGTTCCGTAAAAGAAATTGAGTCACACAGCATAAGTGCCATATCTGATCTAAATCATTCAACACATGGACTAAAGTATGATGGAGAAGATAGAGATGGAAGGGACGAAAGGAAAGATTTATGCAGCGATCGACTCTCACAACAAATATGTGTTTCCGAGTCAGAATATTCAGAGGAagatcaattattttttggtgaagTTGATGATATTGCCAATAATGAGGTGAAGCACACAGAATCAGTATCTACATTTTGTTCAGATgatgaaaaaaatcatttagtcATCTCTAGAGAATATGAAGGCCCCACCAAGGAATTATATGTGCCTCCTGTGTCTTCTAGTAGCATTGACATCCCTGGAAGTGGCACTGGTGATGAATTTAAGAGGACAGCTGAATCTTTACCTAACATTCAGTTTCATGGAAATGATATGGATGTAAATAATCAGCATAAGAATTCTTTAGGCCTTTCTCTAGATTTGAATACTGGATCCCCAATCGGGCAAGAAATGAAAGAAGGTGGTCTGGACACTGTGGAAGCTGATAACATCAAAGAGCTCCATATTGATAGCATGTCTGATGAGGATAAAAGTGTGCATGTCAGCCCCGCAGCTG GTGATCCATCCAAACATGCTGATTTTGAGAGTGAAAACACGGGAGGTTGGTTTTTCCCATTCAGAAAATCGAGTGTGAAGGCTGCCCAGTCAGAACAGAATCCTCCTATAGTTTGTAATGACACAGAATCATTGCAGAGCTCAGTTAATGTTGATGAGGATAAAGTCATCCCCCCTTCACtggaagagaaaatgaaaaagaaactCAGGGAACTCACTCCTACTTCAGAACAGCTAGCATCGTTGAACTTGAAAGAAGGGCCAAATACTGTAACCTTCACATTCTCAACTTCTATGTTGGGACCCCAGCAG CTTGAGGCTAGAATGTTTTTGTGGAAATGGGACACGCGTATAGTAATATCAGATGTTGATGGAACTATTACCAA ATCTGATGTTTTGGGACAATTCATGCCAATGGTTGGAATAGATTGGTCTCAGACTGGTGTTGCACACCTGTTTTCTGCTATTAAG GAAAATGGATATCAATTGCTATTCCTAAGTGCACGAGCAATCTCTCAGGCACATCTTACCAGACAATTCTTGTTTAATCTCAAACAG GATGGGAAGGCTTTACCAGATGGCCCCATTATTATCTCTCCAGATGGACTTTTCCCCTCTCTGTTTCGAGAAG TTATTAGAAGAGCTCCTCATGAATTCAAAATTGCTTGCTTAGAG GATATCAAGGCATTGTTTCCTCCTGAGCATAGCCCATTCTATGCGGGCTTTGGCAATAGAGACACAGATGAAATTAGTTACCTAAAGGTTGGAATACCAAAAGGAAAAATCTTCATCATTAATCCTAAG gGTGAGGTAGTTGTTAACAGGCAAATTGACACAAGATCATACCCTTCTCTCCATGAACTTGTTCATGGGATGTTTCCACCAGTGGTGTCTACATCAGAGCAG GAGGATTTCAATTCCTGGAATTTTTGGAAACTTTCTCCTCCTGTTATTGATTAA